The following coding sequences are from one Streptomyces venezuelae window:
- a CDS encoding response regulator, with protein sequence MAIRVLLVDDQPLLRTGFRMILEAEQDIAVVGEAGDGLQAQDQVRALQPDVVLMDIRMPRMDGVEATRQITGPGRDGPAKVLVLTTFDLDEYVVEALRAGASGFLLKDAPANELVQAIRVVAAGEAMLAPSITRRLLDKYSAHLPSGDEPVPDTLHTLTDREVEVLKLVARGLSNAEIAADLFVSETTVKTHVGHVLTKLGLRDRVQAAVYAYESGLVRPGAQ encoded by the coding sequence GTGGCCATCCGCGTCCTACTGGTCGATGACCAGCCGCTGTTGCGCACCGGGTTCCGGATGATTCTGGAGGCCGAGCAGGACATCGCGGTCGTCGGCGAGGCCGGAGACGGCCTGCAGGCTCAGGATCAGGTGCGGGCGTTGCAGCCCGATGTGGTCCTCATGGACATCCGTATGCCGCGGATGGACGGGGTCGAGGCGACGCGGCAGATCACCGGTCCGGGCCGGGACGGTCCGGCGAAGGTGCTGGTTCTGACGACCTTCGACCTCGATGAGTACGTGGTGGAGGCGCTGCGCGCCGGTGCCAGCGGCTTCCTCCTGAAGGACGCCCCGGCGAACGAGCTGGTGCAGGCGATCCGGGTGGTCGCGGCGGGTGAGGCGATGCTGGCGCCGAGCATCACGCGTCGGCTCCTGGACAAGTATTCGGCGCATCTGCCGTCGGGTGACGAGCCGGTGCCGGACACGTTGCACACGTTGACCGACCGTGAGGTCGAGGTACTGAAGCTGGTGGCCCGCGGCCTGTCGAACGCGGAGATCGCGGCGGACCTGTTCGTGAGCGAGACGACGGTGAAGACGCACGTGGGTCATGTGCTGACGAAGCTGGGGCTGCGCGACCGGGTGCAGGCCGCTGTGTACGCGTATGAGAGCGGTCTGGTGCGTCCCGGCGCGCAGTGA
- a CDS encoding ferredoxin: MTVRHEAETGSEGHDLEVWIDQDLCTGDGICAQYAPEVFELDIDGLAYVKSADDELLQAPGATTPVPLTLLNDVVDSAKECPGDCIHVRRVSDSVEVYGPDAA; this comes from the coding sequence ATGACCGTGCGGCACGAGGCCGAGACCGGCAGTGAGGGCCACGATCTGGAGGTCTGGATCGACCAGGACCTCTGTACCGGGGACGGCATCTGTGCGCAGTACGCGCCCGAGGTCTTCGAGCTGGACATCGATGGTCTGGCGTATGTGAAGAGCGCCGACGACGAGCTGTTGCAGGCGCCGGGGGCGACAACGCCCGTGCCGCTGACGCTCCTCAACGATGTGGTGGACTCGGCCAAGGAGTGTCCGGGGGACTGCATCCATGTGCGTCGCGTTTCGGACAGCGTCGAGGTGTACGGCCCCGACGCGGCTTGA
- a CDS encoding ABC transporter substrate-binding protein yields the protein MKCRNQWLALPLTGGLAAALLTGCGTESGGAGDTGDAVVMGMSDDVLATDPASGYDPGSWLLFNNVFQSLLSFPKGATEPEPEAAEECGFTDTEAKVFKCELRDGLKFSNGNALTSKDVKFSFDRMRKINDDDGPALMFPMLDQVQTPDAKTVVFKLKYSDATFPSKIASGAGSIVDHTEYDMNRLREDGKAVGSGPYRLDSFSKEQAVFSVNSEYKGTAKTKNDGISLKFFRGDQKGLKQALLDGKIDVAYRGLAAADIADIEQDTSKAGQDVDIVEGTSAEVQHLVFNMKDPVAGKLGVRKAMAYLLDRDALVKEVYQDTATPLYSIVPAGIGGHNTAFFDTYGARPQRAKAAAALRADGVEGKVKLTLWSTPTRYGPATDQELRAIAKQLNASGLFDADVKSVAFEQYEKDIEAGKYGVYVKGWVPDYPDADNFTQPFFGKGNVLGNHFENPTITSKIIPGTATESDRTKTDKQYGRLQDIVAEQLPILPVWQAKQYAVVRDSVYGLESCLDASTVFRFWEISKG from the coding sequence GTGAAATGTCGTAACCAGTGGCTGGCCCTTCCCCTCACGGGAGGGCTGGCCGCCGCCCTGCTGACCGGCTGCGGCACGGAATCGGGCGGTGCGGGGGACACGGGCGACGCGGTAGTGATGGGGATGTCCGACGACGTCCTCGCCACCGACCCGGCATCCGGCTACGACCCCGGCTCCTGGCTCCTGTTCAACAACGTCTTCCAGTCGCTCCTCAGCTTCCCCAAGGGCGCCACCGAGCCCGAGCCGGAGGCCGCCGAGGAGTGCGGCTTCACCGACACGGAGGCGAAGGTCTTCAAGTGCGAGCTGCGTGACGGGCTGAAGTTCAGCAACGGCAACGCGCTCACCTCGAAGGACGTCAAGTTCTCCTTCGACCGCATGCGGAAGATCAACGACGACGACGGCCCCGCGCTGATGTTCCCGATGCTCGACCAGGTGCAGACGCCCGACGCCAAGACCGTCGTCTTCAAGCTGAAGTACTCCGACGCGACCTTCCCCAGCAAGATCGCCTCGGGCGCCGGTTCGATCGTGGACCACACCGAGTACGACATGAACCGGCTCCGCGAGGACGGCAAGGCCGTCGGCTCCGGACCGTACAGGCTGGACTCGTTCAGCAAGGAGCAGGCGGTCTTCTCCGTCAACTCCGAGTACAAGGGCACCGCGAAGACGAAGAACGACGGCATCTCCCTCAAGTTCTTCCGCGGCGACCAGAAGGGCCTCAAGCAGGCCCTCCTCGACGGCAAGATCGACGTGGCCTACCGAGGCCTCGCCGCCGCCGACATCGCCGACATCGAGCAGGACACCTCCAAGGCAGGCCAGGACGTCGACATCGTCGAGGGCACCAGCGCGGAGGTGCAGCACCTGGTCTTCAACATGAAGGACCCCGTCGCCGGCAAGCTCGGCGTCCGCAAGGCCATGGCCTACCTCCTGGACCGCGACGCCCTGGTCAAGGAGGTCTACCAGGACACGGCCACGCCGCTGTACTCGATCGTCCCCGCCGGTATCGGCGGCCACAACACCGCCTTCTTCGACACCTACGGCGCCCGCCCGCAGCGCGCCAAGGCCGCCGCCGCGCTCCGCGCCGACGGCGTCGAGGGCAAGGTCAAGCTCACCCTCTGGTCGACGCCCACCCGCTACGGCCCGGCCACCGACCAGGAACTGCGGGCCATCGCCAAGCAGCTCAACGCCTCCGGCCTCTTCGACGCCGACGTGAAGTCCGTCGCCTTCGAGCAGTACGAGAAGGACATCGAAGCCGGCAAGTACGGCGTCTACGTCAAGGGATGGGTCCCCGACTACCCCGACGCCGACAACTTCACCCAGCCGTTCTTCGGCAAGGGCAACGTCCTCGGCAACCACTTCGAGAACCCCACCATCACCTCGAAGATCATCCCGGGCACCGCCACCGAGAGCGACCGCACCAAGACCGACAAGCAGTACGGCCGCCTCCAGGACATCGTCGCCGAACAGCTGCCCATCCTGCCGGTCTGGCAGGCCAAGCAGTACGCCGTCGTCCGCGACAGCGTCTACGGCCTGGAGTCCTGCCTCGACGCCTCGACCGTCTTCCGCTTCTGGGAGATCAGCAAGGGCTGA
- a CDS encoding RecB family exonuclease, with protein METSSDDAVAAVRPASLSPSRAGDFMQCPLLYRFRVIDKLPEKPSEAATRGTLVHAVLERLFDAPAGERTAPRAKSLIPGQWDRLREAKPELSELFADDPEGERMARWLSDAEKLVERWFTLEDPTRLEPAERELFVQAELASGLKLRGIIDRVDVAPSGEVRIVDYKTGKAPRPEYAEGALFQMKFYALVVWRLKGVVPRRLQLVYLGSGDVITYDPVVADLERVERKLLALWEAIELATETGNWRPRPTKLCGWCDHRAVCPEFGGTPPPYPLPVRAPESAEGEQGRMGAG; from the coding sequence ATGGAAACCAGCTCCGACGACGCCGTGGCGGCCGTGCGCCCGGCGTCCTTGTCGCCCTCGCGTGCGGGCGATTTCATGCAGTGCCCTTTGCTGTACCGGTTCCGGGTGATCGACAAGCTGCCCGAGAAGCCGAGTGAGGCGGCGACGCGGGGCACGTTGGTGCATGCGGTGCTGGAGCGGCTCTTCGACGCGCCCGCGGGTGAGCGGACGGCGCCGCGGGCCAAGTCGCTCATTCCGGGGCAGTGGGACCGTCTGCGGGAGGCGAAGCCGGAGCTGTCGGAGCTGTTCGCGGACGATCCGGAGGGCGAGCGGATGGCGCGCTGGCTGTCGGACGCGGAGAAGCTGGTGGAGCGGTGGTTCACGCTGGAGGATCCGACGCGGTTGGAGCCGGCCGAGCGGGAGCTGTTCGTGCAGGCCGAGCTGGCGTCGGGGCTGAAGCTGCGCGGGATCATCGACCGGGTGGATGTGGCACCTTCGGGTGAGGTCCGCATCGTGGACTACAAGACGGGCAAGGCTCCGCGTCCCGAGTACGCGGAGGGTGCGCTGTTCCAGATGAAGTTCTACGCGCTGGTGGTGTGGCGGCTGAAGGGTGTGGTGCCGCGGCGTCTGCAGCTCGTGTATCTGGGGAGCGGTGATGTGATCACGTACGACCCGGTGGTGGCGGACCTGGAGCGGGTGGAGCGAAAGCTGCTCGCGCTGTGGGAGGCGATCGAGCTGGCGACGGAGACGGGGAACTGGCGGCCGCGGCCGACGAAATTGTGCGGTTGGTGCGACCACCGGGCGGTCTGTCCTGAATTCGGGGGGACTCCCCCGCCGTATCCGCTTCCTGTGAGGGCGCCCGAGTCGGCGGAGGGTGAGCAGGGCAGAATGGGCGCGGGCTAG
- a CDS encoding tRNA (adenine-N1)-methyltransferase, giving the protein MSEPTGAARRRGPFKVGDQVQLTDPKGRHYTFTLEAGKNFHTHKGSFPHDELIGAPEGSVVRTTGNVAYLALRPLLPDYVLSMPRGAAVVYPKDAGQILAFADIFPGARVVEAGVGSGSLSSFLLRAIGDQGMLHSYERREDFAEIAQQNVERYFGGPHPAWQLTVGDLQDNLSDTEVDRVILDMLAPWECLEAVSKALVPGGILCCYVATTTQLARTVESIREIGGFNEPTAWESMIRNWHIEGLAVRPDHRMIGHTGFLLTARRLADGVEPPMRRRRPAKGAYGEDYSGPNADGGSPR; this is encoded by the coding sequence ATGTCCGAACCGACCGGTGCCGCCCGCCGTCGCGGGCCCTTCAAGGTCGGGGACCAGGTCCAGCTCACCGACCCCAAGGGACGCCACTACACGTTCACGCTCGAAGCCGGGAAGAACTTCCACACCCACAAGGGTTCCTTCCCCCACGACGAGCTGATCGGCGCTCCCGAGGGCAGTGTTGTCCGAACCACGGGAAACGTCGCCTACCTGGCGCTGCGACCCCTGCTCCCCGACTACGTCCTGTCCATGCCCCGCGGCGCCGCCGTGGTCTACCCCAAGGACGCGGGGCAGATCCTGGCCTTCGCCGACATCTTCCCCGGCGCACGCGTCGTCGAGGCGGGCGTGGGCTCGGGCTCGCTGAGCAGCTTCCTGCTCCGCGCCATCGGCGACCAGGGCATGCTGCACTCCTACGAGCGCCGCGAGGACTTCGCCGAGATCGCCCAGCAGAACGTCGAGCGCTACTTCGGCGGACCCCACCCCGCCTGGCAGCTCACCGTCGGCGACCTCCAGGACAACCTCAGCGACACCGAGGTCGACCGGGTCATCCTCGACATGCTCGCCCCCTGGGAATGCCTCGAAGCCGTCTCCAAGGCACTCGTCCCCGGCGGCATCCTCTGCTGCTACGTCGCGACCACCACCCAGCTCGCACGGACCGTCGAGTCCATCCGCGAGATCGGTGGCTTCAACGAGCCCACCGCCTGGGAATCGATGATCCGCAACTGGCACATCGAGGGCCTCGCCGTCCGCCCCGACCACCGCATGATCGGGCACACCGGCTTCCTCCTCACCGCCCGCCGCCTCGCGGACGGCGTCGAGCCGCCCATGCGCCGCCGCCGCCCCGCCAAGGGCGCCTACGGCGAGGACTACTCAGGACCGAACGCCGACGGCGGCTCCCCGCGCTGA
- the arc gene encoding proteasome ATPase: MAAHDDDINRGIRPGRGSEDPAGQVAYLEQEIAVLRRKLADSPRHTRILEERIVELQTNLAGVSAQNERLANTLREARDQIVALKEEVDRLAQPPAGFGVFLAANEDGTADIFTGGRKLRVNVSPSVELEELRRGQEVMLNEALNVVEAMEYESVGDIVTLKEILEDGDRALVVGHTDEERVVRLAEPLLDVTIRPGDALLLEPRSGYVYEVVPKSEVEELVLEEVPDISYEKIGGLGGQIEMIRDAVELPYLYPDLFKEHELRPPKGVLLYGPPGCGKTLIAKAVANSLAKKVAEVTGQPAGKSYFLNIKGPELLNKYVGETERHIRLVFQRAREKASEGTPVIVFFDEMESLFRTRGSGVSSDVENTIVPQLLAEIDGVEGLENVIVIGASNREDMIDPAILRPGRLDVKIKIERPDAEAAKDIFAKYLTERLPLHADDLAEHSADRRATVHGMIQSVVEQMYAESEENRFLEVTYANGDKEVLYFKDFNSGAMIENIVGRAKKMAIKAFLEANQKGLRVAHLLQACIDEFKENEDLPNTTNPDDWARISGKKGERIVYIRTLVTGKQGADTGRSIDTVANTGQYL, translated from the coding sequence GTGGCAGCCCACGACGACGACATCAACCGCGGCATCCGGCCGGGGCGAGGGTCTGAAGACCCTGCCGGTCAGGTTGCCTATCTCGAGCAGGAAATCGCCGTCCTGCGACGCAAGCTCGCCGACTCTCCGCGTCATACGAGGATTCTCGAAGAGCGGATCGTCGAGCTGCAGACCAACCTGGCCGGCGTGTCCGCACAGAACGAGCGGCTCGCCAACACGCTCCGCGAGGCCCGCGACCAGATCGTGGCCCTCAAGGAAGAAGTCGACCGGCTCGCACAGCCACCGGCCGGCTTCGGAGTCTTCCTCGCGGCGAACGAGGACGGCACGGCCGACATCTTCACCGGGGGCCGCAAGCTCCGGGTGAACGTCAGCCCCAGCGTGGAGCTCGAAGAGCTCAGGCGCGGCCAGGAAGTCATGCTCAACGAAGCGCTCAACGTGGTCGAGGCCATGGAGTACGAGAGCGTCGGCGACATCGTCACCCTCAAGGAAATTCTTGAGGACGGCGACCGAGCCCTGGTGGTGGGACACACCGACGAAGAACGAGTGGTCCGGCTCGCCGAACCCCTCCTCGACGTCACCATCCGCCCCGGCGACGCCCTGCTCCTCGAACCCCGCTCCGGCTACGTCTACGAAGTCGTGCCCAAGAGCGAGGTCGAAGAACTCGTCCTCGAAGAAGTCCCCGACATCAGCTACGAGAAGATCGGCGGCCTCGGCGGCCAGATCGAAATGATCCGGGACGCCGTCGAACTTCCGTACCTCTACCCCGACCTCTTCAAGGAGCACGAACTGCGGCCCCCCAAGGGTGTGCTGCTGTACGGGCCCCCCGGCTGCGGCAAAACGCTGATCGCGAAAGCCGTCGCCAACTCACTCGCCAAAAAGGTCGCAGAGGTCACCGGCCAGCCCGCGGGGAAGAGCTACTTCCTCAACATCAAGGGCCCCGAACTCCTCAACAAGTACGTCGGCGAGACCGAGCGACACATCCGCCTGGTCTTCCAGCGTGCCCGCGAGAAGGCGAGCGAAGGCACCCCTGTCATCGTCTTCTTCGACGAGATGGAATCCCTCTTCCGCACCCGCGGATCCGGCGTCAGCTCGGACGTGGAAAACACCATCGTCCCCCAGCTGCTCGCCGAGATCGACGGCGTCGAAGGCCTGGAGAACGTCATCGTCATCGGCGCCTCCAACCGCGAGGACATGATCGACCCCGCGATCCTCCGACCCGGACGACTCGACGTCAAGATCAAGATCGAGCGCCCGGACGCCGAAGCGGCCAAGGACATCTTCGCCAAGTACCTCACCGAACGCCTCCCCCTGCACGCCGACGACCTCGCCGAGCACAGCGCCGACCGGCGCGCCACGGTGCACGGCATGATCCAGTCCGTCGTCGAGCAGATGTACGCGGAGTCCGAGGAGAACCGCTTCCTCGAGGTGACGTACGCCAACGGAGACAAGGAAGTCCTCTACTTCAAGGACTTCAACTCCGGCGCCATGATCGAGAACATCGTGGGCCGCGCCAAGAAGATGGCCATCAAGGCCTTCCTCGAAGCCAACCAGAAGGGCCTTCGGGTCGCTCACCTCCTCCAGGCTTGCATCGACGAGTTCAAGGAGAACGAGGACCTGCCCAACACCACCAACCCGGACGACTGGGCCCGCATCTCCGGAAAGAAGGGCGAACGGATCGTCTACATCCGTACGCTCGTCACCGGAAAGCAGGGCGCGGATACCGGACGCTCCATCGACACGGTGGCCAACACCGGTCAATACCTGTAG
- a CDS encoding HAD family hydrolase: MTSTVPALGTPMAESSALQGVLLDMDGTLVDTEGFWWDAEVEVFASLGHALDEAWRDVVVGGPMTRSAGFLIEATGADITVPELTVLLNDGFENRISRSLPLMPGATRLLAELATHGVPMALVSASHRRIIDRVLDSIGAHHFELTVAGDEVARTKPHPDPYLLAARGLGADPARCAVIEDTATGVASAEAAGCRVVAVPSVAPIPAVAGRTVVPSLEHVNLPFLQGLMTL; this comes from the coding sequence ATGACCAGTACGGTTCCCGCGCTCGGCACCCCAATGGCCGAAAGCTCCGCATTGCAGGGCGTGCTCCTCGACATGGACGGCACCCTCGTCGACACCGAGGGCTTCTGGTGGGACGCCGAGGTCGAGGTCTTCGCCTCCCTGGGCCACGCCCTCGACGAGGCCTGGCGCGATGTCGTCGTGGGCGGCCCCATGACCCGCAGCGCCGGATTCCTCATCGAGGCCACCGGCGCCGACATCACGGTCCCCGAGCTCACCGTGCTGCTCAACGACGGATTCGAGAACCGCATCAGCCGCTCCCTGCCACTGATGCCGGGCGCCACCCGCCTGCTCGCCGAACTCGCCACGCACGGCGTGCCGATGGCCCTGGTCTCCGCCTCGCACCGCCGCATCATCGACCGCGTCCTCGACTCGATCGGCGCCCACCACTTCGAACTCACCGTCGCGGGCGACGAGGTGGCCCGCACCAAGCCGCACCCCGACCCCTACCTCCTTGCGGCCCGGGGCCTCGGCGCGGACCCCGCCAGATGCGCCGTCATCGAGGACACCGCGACCGGCGTCGCCTCCGCCGAGGCCGCGGGCTGCCGCGTGGTGGCCGTGCCGTCGGTCGCCCCCATCCCCGCCGTCGCGGGCCGCACGGTCGTTCCGTCCCTCGAACACGTCAACCTGCCTTTCCTGCAAGGCCTGATGACCCTCTGA
- a CDS encoding ABC transporter substrate-binding protein: MNRKTLVLPAVIGLLAPALAACGGSDGGDGDNPIAVGTTDTFAISKEVPAPFDPAYAYDAGSWNVLRQTVQTLMGMPRGGGDPQPEAAEQCGFTDTGNERYACTLRKGLKFSDGKPLTAADVKFSIERVRDIKIKDPSGSDGLVSNVDEIEVQGDRDIVFHLKTPDATFPFKLATPTAGIISKEHYSKNKLRDGFEVDGSGPYKAEQKVEDNRLVKTVFTKNPHYKGGFKIQSDKVELRNFTDTEAMGKALEDGDIDLMTRTMSPEQVKELDASTSKKIDLVDMQGLEIRYLAFNTDAPMAKNKAVRQAIAQLVDRGALASSVYGSTADPLYSLVPSTITGHANSFFNKYGNPSTAKARSLLNKANISTPVKMTLHYTTDHYGPGTKKEFELLQKQLNDSGLFDVSVKGVPWNTFRAAERDGKYAAYGMGWFPDFPDADNFLAPFLDKDNFLGSPYVNDTINDQLIPMSRREADRLAASKSIRKIQDIVADDVPVLPLWQGKQYIAARDDITGIEWALNSSSNLQLWELGRGVSG; this comes from the coding sequence ATGAACCGCAAGACTTTGGTGCTGCCGGCAGTCATAGGTCTGCTCGCCCCCGCGCTCGCCGCGTGCGGTGGCTCCGACGGCGGCGACGGCGACAATCCGATCGCGGTCGGCACCACGGACACGTTCGCCATCTCGAAGGAAGTACCGGCCCCCTTCGACCCGGCGTACGCCTACGACGCGGGCTCCTGGAACGTCCTGCGCCAGACCGTCCAGACGCTGATGGGCATGCCGCGCGGCGGCGGCGACCCGCAGCCCGAGGCGGCCGAGCAGTGCGGCTTCACCGACACCGGCAACGAGCGGTACGCCTGCACCCTGCGCAAGGGGCTGAAGTTCTCCGACGGCAAGCCGCTGACGGCCGCCGATGTGAAGTTCTCCATCGAGCGCGTCCGCGACATCAAGATCAAGGACCCCAGCGGCTCCGACGGTCTGGTCTCCAACGTCGACGAGATCGAGGTCCAGGGCGACCGCGACATCGTCTTCCACCTCAAGACCCCCGACGCGACGTTCCCCTTCAAGCTGGCGACCCCCACCGCGGGCATCATCAGCAAGGAGCACTACAGCAAGAACAAGCTGCGCGACGGCTTCGAGGTCGATGGCTCCGGCCCCTACAAAGCCGAGCAGAAGGTCGAGGACAACCGTCTCGTCAAGACGGTGTTCACCAAGAACCCCCACTACAAGGGTGGGTTCAAGATCCAGAGCGACAAGGTGGAGCTCCGCAACTTCACCGACACCGAGGCCATGGGCAAGGCGCTCGAGGACGGCGACATCGACCTGATGACGCGCACCATGTCGCCCGAGCAGGTCAAGGAGCTCGACGCCTCCACGAGCAAGAAGATCGACCTCGTCGACATGCAGGGCCTGGAGATCCGCTACCTCGCCTTCAACACCGACGCCCCCATGGCCAAGAACAAGGCCGTCCGCCAGGCCATCGCGCAGCTCGTCGACCGCGGCGCGCTCGCCTCCTCGGTGTACGGCTCGACGGCCGACCCGCTGTACTCGCTGGTGCCCTCCACCATCACCGGGCACGCCAACTCGTTCTTCAACAAGTACGGCAACCCGAGCACCGCCAAGGCCCGCTCCCTGCTCAACAAGGCCAACATCTCCACGCCGGTGAAGATGACCCTGCACTACACGACCGACCACTACGGCCCCGGCACGAAGAAAGAGTTCGAGCTGCTGCAGAAGCAGCTGAACGACTCCGGCCTGTTCGACGTGTCGGTCAAGGGCGTGCCGTGGAACACCTTCCGCGCCGCCGAGCGCGACGGCAAGTACGCGGCGTACGGCATGGGCTGGTTCCCCGACTTCCCCGACGCCGACAACTTCCTCGCGCCGTTCCTCGACAAGGACAACTTCCTCGGCTCGCCGTACGTCAATGACACGATCAACGACCAGCTGATCCCGATGTCCCGCCGCGAGGCCGACCGGCTCGCCGCCTCCAAGAGCATCCGCAAGATCCAGGACATCGTCGCCGACGACGTCCCGGTGCTCCCGCTCTGGCAGGGCAAGCAGTACATCGCCGCGCGCGACGACATCACCGGCATCGAGTGGGCCCTCAACTCCTCCTCGAACCTCCAGCTGTGGGAGCTCGGCCGCGGCGTCAGCGGCTGA
- a CDS encoding site-2 protease family protein yields the protein MDESGGSGRPQSDGAEGLRPAEPQRPHHAPGSQEPTRPVDTAEEPQRPANEPQRPASEPRRRPADDPLRPAPSADRSDPQGPAHTSDAADPAHASDPAHASDPARQADPSHGPARPERDGDSARPAESTNSGGRASLTKAPAEEQPAEPPRPRAANPRRPGKGTPVPPKAQKGPGGGLLMGKPFGVPVYVAPSWFLVAALITWVFGNQLDRVLPELGGARYLVSLFFAVAFYASVLVHELAHTVAALRFKLPVRRIQLQFFGGVSEIEKESETPGREFVLAFVGPLLSLVLAGVFYAGMQAVDPGTVPGVLLAGLMISNLIVAAFNLLPGLPLDGGRMLRAVVWKITGKPMSGTVAAAWVGRALAISVLIGLPLLNQSGALGGEAQDIGGMDTVTDALLAAILAAIIWTGAGNSLRMARLREHLPELRARTLTRRAVPVESETPLSEALRRANDAGARALVVVDTDGDPVALVREAAIVSVPQHRRPWVGVGGLAQDLTEGMRISAELSGEELLDTLRATPATEYLVVEESGEIYGVLSAADVERAFVKAMARPT from the coding sequence GTGGACGAAAGCGGCGGGAGCGGCAGGCCGCAGTCCGACGGCGCGGAGGGCCTGCGGCCGGCGGAACCACAAAGGCCGCACCACGCGCCCGGCTCCCAGGAGCCGACGCGCCCGGTCGACACGGCCGAAGAACCGCAGCGCCCGGCGAACGAGCCGCAGCGCCCGGCGAGCGAGCCCCGACGACGCCCTGCGGACGACCCTCTGCGCCCGGCCCCATCGGCCGACCGGAGCGATCCGCAGGGCCCGGCCCACACGTCCGACGCAGCCGATCCGGCCCACGCGTCCGATCCGGCCCACGCGTCCGACCCGGCCCGCCAGGCCGACCCGTCCCACGGACCGGCGCGGCCGGAGCGGGACGGTGACAGTGCGCGCCCCGCCGAGTCGACGAACAGCGGCGGCCGGGCCTCCCTCACCAAGGCCCCCGCGGAAGAACAACCCGCCGAACCCCCGCGCCCCCGCGCCGCGAACCCCCGCCGCCCCGGCAAGGGGACCCCCGTACCGCCCAAGGCCCAGAAAGGCCCCGGCGGCGGACTCCTCATGGGCAAACCCTTCGGCGTACCCGTCTACGTCGCGCCCAGCTGGTTCCTCGTCGCCGCCCTCATCACCTGGGTCTTCGGCAACCAGCTCGACCGCGTCCTGCCCGAACTCGGCGGCGCCCGCTACCTCGTCTCCCTCTTCTTCGCCGTCGCCTTCTACGCCTCCGTGCTCGTGCACGAGCTGGCCCACACCGTCGCGGCCCTCCGCTTCAAGCTGCCCGTGCGCCGCATCCAGCTCCAGTTCTTCGGCGGCGTCTCCGAGATCGAGAAGGAATCCGAGACCCCCGGCCGCGAATTCGTTCTCGCCTTCGTCGGCCCCCTCCTCTCCCTCGTCCTCGCCGGTGTCTTCTACGCGGGCATGCAGGCCGTAGACCCCGGCACCGTCCCCGGCGTCCTCCTCGCCGGCCTGATGATCTCCAACCTCATCGTCGCCGCCTTCAACCTCCTCCCGGGACTGCCTCTCGACGGCGGTCGCATGCTGCGCGCCGTCGTCTGGAAGATCACCGGCAAACCCATGAGCGGCACCGTCGCCGCCGCCTGGGTCGGCCGTGCCCTCGCCATCTCCGTCCTCATCGGCCTGCCCCTCCTCAACCAGTCCGGCGCCCTCGGCGGCGAAGCGCAGGACATCGGCGGCATGGACACCGTCACCGACGCCCTGCTCGCCGCGATCCTCGCCGCGATCATCTGGACCGGCGCCGGAAACAGCCTCCGCATGGCCCGCCTGCGCGAACACCTCCCCGAACTCCGCGCCCGCACCCTCACCCGCCGCGCCGTCCCCGTAGAGAGCGAAACACCCCTCTCCGAAGCGCTGCGCCGCGCGAACGACGCAGGCGCCCGCGCCCTCGTCGTCGTCGACACCGATGGAGACCCCGTGGCCCTCGTCCGGGAAGCGGCCATCGTCTCCGTGCCCCAGCACCGCCGCCCCTGGGTCGGCGTGGGCGGCCTCGCCCAGGACCTCACCGAAGGCATGCGCATCTCCGCCGAGCTCTCCGGCGAGGAACTCCTCGACACCCTCCGCGCCACACCCGCCACCGAATACCTCGTCGTCGAGGAGTCCGGCGAGATCTACGGAGTCCTCTCCGCCGCCGACGTCGAGCGCGCCTTCGTCAAGGCCATGGCCCGCCCCACCTAG